A genomic stretch from Cellulomonas sp. KRMCY2 includes:
- a CDS encoding ATP synthase subunit C, with amino-acid sequence MTPWLVALPVVLVVTVGSFLLLRTRRTGGLRILVAIDVAVLVAAAVLVATTLTSGPAAAEVTATGVVAADQASAGIGGTALIAAAIAVAGSSLGAAFAVAYTGSAALAAMSERPEIFGRAMVVVGLAEGIAIYGLVIAVILIGRA; translated from the coding sequence ATGACGCCCTGGCTGGTCGCTCTTCCCGTGGTCCTGGTCGTCACCGTCGGGTCCTTCCTCCTGCTGCGCACCCGACGGACGGGCGGTCTGCGGATCCTGGTCGCGATCGACGTCGCGGTCCTCGTGGCTGCGGCGGTGCTCGTCGCGACCACCCTCACCTCCGGACCCGCGGCCGCCGAGGTGACCGCGACGGGTGTGGTCGCGGCCGACCAGGCCTCGGCCGGCATCGGTGGGACCGCGCTGATCGCGGCGGCGATCGCCGTCGCCGGCTCGTCACTCGGTGCCGCCTTCGCCGTCGCGTACACCGGTTCCGCGGCCCTGGCGGCCATGAGCGAGCGGCCGGAGATCTTCGGCCGCGCCATGGTGGTCGTCGGTCTGGCCGAGGGCATCGCGATCTACGGGCTGGTGATCGCCGTCATCCTCATCGGCAGAGCCTGA
- a CDS encoding V-type ATPase 116kDa subunit family protein, which produces MRPRELRRSLGPVRMERVAVIAPAADRHEVLAVVARSAVVELDLPYQPGTGPEEVTRAAESAVVSGQLAGLVGWAPAREVAPLTASLAPLGGAVVPLTRPWGAQPPTFFAGPRPVPVSRTLVDTYGTVPYDDVDPSRWAGLAYVVMFGMMFGDVGHGAILLGVGLLLRTGRVRRLAALRRAWAFVAGAGLAAIGFGALYGEAFGPTGLLPVLWVDPLADPIPVLVGGVVLGAVLLLCAYVFGTVNRVREGGWGYALYARTGLGGSLLFVAVALLALGLVAQLGPVLLVVAAGLVVAALAVVYVGLLVEAGGGGAGAVQAAVELVDTVIRLGSNLVSFARLAAFGLTHAALLSIVWDGTAALWVPGWRMAAAVLLFVVGNVVTFALEALVAGVQALRLEYYELFSRIFQSEGREFRPWAPVLPSPPVGPAGVAPVLVVPSHGPSLGTSRKGHSS; this is translated from the coding sequence ATGCGGCCGCGTGAGCTGCGCCGGTCCCTCGGCCCGGTCCGGATGGAGCGGGTGGCGGTGATCGCGCCGGCCGCCGACCGCCATGAGGTGCTGGCCGTCGTTGCGCGCAGCGCCGTCGTCGAGCTGGACCTGCCCTACCAGCCGGGCACCGGGCCGGAGGAGGTCACGCGTGCCGCGGAGTCGGCCGTCGTCTCGGGGCAGCTCGCGGGGCTCGTGGGCTGGGCGCCGGCACGGGAGGTCGCTCCCCTGACCGCTTCGCTCGCCCCGCTGGGCGGGGCCGTCGTCCCGCTCACGCGTCCTTGGGGCGCCCAGCCGCCGACGTTCTTCGCCGGTCCGCGTCCCGTTCCGGTCTCGCGCACGCTCGTCGACACGTACGGCACGGTGCCGTACGACGACGTCGACCCGTCCCGCTGGGCAGGCCTGGCCTACGTGGTGATGTTCGGGATGATGTTCGGCGACGTCGGCCACGGTGCGATCCTGCTCGGCGTCGGCCTGCTCCTGCGTACCGGGCGCGTCCGCCGGCTGGCCGCGTTGCGGCGAGCCTGGGCGTTCGTGGCCGGGGCCGGCCTCGCCGCGATCGGCTTCGGGGCGCTGTACGGCGAGGCGTTCGGACCCACCGGGCTGCTGCCCGTGCTGTGGGTCGATCCGTTGGCCGACCCGATCCCGGTGCTCGTCGGTGGCGTCGTCCTGGGCGCCGTCCTGCTGCTGTGCGCGTACGTCTTCGGCACGGTGAACCGGGTGCGTGAGGGCGGTTGGGGCTACGCGCTGTACGCCCGTACCGGGCTCGGTGGCTCGCTGCTCTTCGTGGCCGTCGCGCTCCTGGCCCTCGGCCTGGTGGCGCAGCTCGGACCGGTCCTCCTCGTCGTCGCCGCCGGTCTCGTCGTCGCAGCGCTCGCGGTCGTCTACGTCGGGCTCCTGGTCGAGGCAGGGGGTGGCGGCGCCGGTGCGGTGCAGGCAGCCGTCGAGCTGGTCGACACGGTCATCAGGCTGGGCTCGAACCTCGTCTCCTTCGCGCGGCTCGCCGCGTTCGGGCTGACGCACGCGGCGCTGCTGTCGATCGTCTGGGACGGCACGGCGGCGCTGTGGGTGCCGGGGTGGCGGATGGCCGCGGCCGTCCTGCTCTTCGTCGTCGGCAACGTCGTCACGTTCGCCCTCGAGGCGCTGGTCGCGGGCGTCCAGGCACTTCGGCTCGAGTACTACGAGCTCTTCTCGCGCATCTTCCAGTCCGAGGGGCGGGAGTTCCGTCCCTGGGCGCCGGTGCTGCCGTCGCCCCCCGTCGGGCCGGCGGGTGTGGCGCCGGTCCTCGTCGTTCCGTCGCACGGTCCATCCCTCGGCACCTCACGCAAAGGACACAGCTCATGA
- a CDS encoding aminoglycoside phosphotransferase family protein: MPDTPCDPLAAAGWGTMAGEEVAMTGTTMHDDERDIDAGLVRRLLAAQLPQWAGLPLTPVRSAGTDNAMFRLGDDMAVRLPRVPWAVEQVAKEQTWLPRLAPLLPLAVPELLGTGAPGAGYDWPWSVYRWLDGVDATVEPVADLHRAADELGGFVAALRRVDPTGGPPPGEHNSGRGVPLAARDTATRAAITSLVGMIDTDAATAAWEAALRAPVWDGPPAWIHGDLHAANLLVRQGELSAVIDFGCLGVGDPAGDVSAAWVFCSAGTRDTFRAAAQPDDAMWARGRGWALSPALIALPYYRTSNPVLAGIARRAIDEVLADREHAAG, encoded by the coding sequence ATGCCGGACACACCCTGTGACCCGCTCGCGGCCGCCGGATGGGGCACGATGGCGGGCGAGGAGGTGGCGATGACCGGCACGACGATGCATGACGACGAGCGCGACATCGACGCCGGGCTCGTCCGCCGGCTGCTCGCCGCACAGCTCCCCCAGTGGGCGGGTCTGCCCCTGACGCCGGTCCGCTCGGCCGGCACCGACAACGCCATGTTCCGGCTCGGCGACGACATGGCCGTGCGCCTGCCGCGGGTCCCCTGGGCCGTCGAGCAGGTGGCGAAGGAGCAGACGTGGTTGCCGCGGCTCGCACCGCTCCTCCCGTTGGCCGTGCCGGAGCTGCTCGGCACCGGCGCGCCCGGTGCGGGGTACGACTGGCCGTGGTCCGTGTACCGGTGGCTCGACGGCGTGGACGCCACCGTCGAACCGGTCGCCGACCTGCACCGCGCAGCCGACGAGCTGGGAGGCTTCGTCGCAGCCCTGCGTCGGGTCGACCCGACCGGTGGTCCACCGCCCGGCGAGCACAACTCCGGACGAGGGGTCCCGCTCGCGGCGCGCGACACGGCGACGCGGGCGGCCATCACCTCCCTGGTGGGCATGATCGACACCGACGCGGCGACCGCGGCCTGGGAGGCGGCCCTGCGCGCACCGGTCTGGGACGGGCCTCCGGCCTGGATCCACGGGGACCTGCACGCCGCCAACCTCCTGGTACGCCAGGGCGAGCTGAGCGCTGTCATCGACTTCGGCTGCCTCGGCGTGGGTGATCCGGCCGGCGACGTGTCGGCCGCCTGGGTGTTCTGCTCCGCCGGGACCCGCGACACGTTCCGGGCCGCCGCACAGCCGGACGACGCGATGTGGGCACGCGGCCGCGGCTGGGCGCTCTCCCCGGCACTCATCGCGCTGCCCTACTACCGGACCAGCAACCCCGTCCTTGCCGGCATCGCACGACGGGCGATCGACGAGGTGCTCGCCGACCGGGAGCACGCGGCCGGCTGA
- a CDS encoding oxygenase MpaB family protein encodes MSPLSQPRAAVARALLTRVAGPEADATRARIHHTPGPRRFDPRSPIGRVHGDASMFVGGVRALLLQSLHPQVMTAVADHSRYRADPWGRLQNTATFVATTTFGTDEAAARAVAIVQAVHRRVVGTTPDGLPYDASDPHQLAWVHVSEAESFLLAHQRFGRRPLDRAGCDEYVAQTAVVARALGAQDPPVTLAQLRAQLAAFRPELRGTEAARGVAQFLLHDPPLPWPARPAYGLITSAGLALLPPWARLELGLRAHPALDRARVLGGRSVTATIRWALDPVDPVRTGPGVASRD; translated from the coding sequence GTGAGTCCACTCTCCCAGCCGAGGGCTGCCGTCGCCCGCGCCCTGCTCACCCGGGTCGCGGGGCCTGAGGCCGACGCGACCCGGGCGCGCATCCACCACACGCCCGGGCCGCGCCGGTTCGACCCCCGCAGTCCCATCGGGCGCGTGCACGGCGACGCGTCGATGTTCGTCGGGGGCGTGCGGGCCCTGCTCCTGCAGTCGCTGCACCCGCAGGTGATGACCGCCGTCGCGGACCACTCGCGGTACCGCGCCGACCCGTGGGGCCGCCTGCAGAACACGGCCACCTTCGTCGCGACGACGACCTTCGGGACCGACGAGGCCGCGGCACGTGCGGTCGCCATCGTCCAGGCTGTGCACCGCCGCGTGGTCGGCACCACGCCCGACGGTCTGCCGTACGACGCGTCCGACCCGCACCAGCTGGCGTGGGTGCACGTCTCCGAGGCGGAGAGCTTCCTGCTCGCGCACCAGCGCTTCGGTCGGCGACCCCTGGACCGGGCCGGCTGCGACGAGTACGTGGCACAGACCGCCGTCGTCGCGCGGGCGCTGGGGGCGCAGGACCCGCCCGTGACCCTCGCGCAGCTGCGGGCACAGCTCGCCGCGTTCCGCCCCGAGCTCAGGGGGACCGAGGCGGCCCGCGGTGTCGCGCAGTTCCTGCTGCACGACCCGCCGCTGCCCTGGCCCGCTCGGCCCGCGTACGGCCTGATCACCTCGGCCGGGCTCGCCCTGCTGCCACCGTGGGCACGACTCGAGCTCGGGCTCCGGGCGCACCCCGCCCTCGACCGGGCGCGGGTGCTCGGCGGCCGGTCGGTCACCGCGACGATCCGGTGGGCGCTCGACCCGGTCGACCCTGTGCGCACCGGCCCCGGCGTGGCGAGCCGCGACTGA
- a CDS encoding LacI family DNA-binding transcriptional regulator, protein MPKRPTVYDVAQAAGVSIATVSFAFRQPERVRASTRETVLAAARALNYVPSANARGLADGRTGALGLYSFDMFLEAVETGGARPVSEDPGPFFGADASERAFADDADAEDFRVFPLYVDEVQRGFELECARRGRALLIGRGTATDRAGIIDIASRVDGLAVFPGARSAELIAQVSRRLPVVAFAMPFGQGELHHVQVDNAGGTEALTEHLVTVHGITDIAFVGAPEMPDYAERFTGMCRALTRLGLPAPDAVLDPTALVDDNPFAVIRTLAASGRLPRALVCASDQHALDLIEVLRSLGVDVPGQVAVTGFDGVVAGRLSDPPLTTVRQPMEAMGRLAVDILMESLAKRGAAALDRTLPVRMVVRRSCGCPSA, encoded by the coding sequence GTGCCGAAGCGTCCAACCGTCTACGACGTGGCCCAAGCGGCGGGCGTCTCGATCGCCACTGTCTCGTTCGCCTTCCGTCAGCCCGAACGGGTGCGCGCTAGCACCCGGGAGACGGTCCTCGCGGCCGCCCGTGCGCTGAACTACGTGCCCAGCGCCAACGCACGTGGGCTGGCCGACGGACGCACCGGCGCGCTCGGCCTGTACTCCTTCGACATGTTCCTCGAAGCGGTCGAGACCGGGGGCGCGAGGCCCGTGAGCGAGGACCCCGGGCCGTTCTTCGGTGCGGACGCGTCCGAACGGGCGTTCGCCGACGATGCGGACGCCGAGGACTTCCGGGTGTTCCCGCTCTACGTGGACGAGGTCCAGCGCGGCTTCGAGCTCGAGTGCGCGCGACGCGGCCGCGCGCTGCTGATCGGCAGGGGCACGGCCACCGACAGGGCCGGGATCATCGACATCGCGAGCCGGGTCGACGGTCTGGCGGTGTTCCCGGGCGCGAGGTCCGCCGAGCTCATCGCCCAGGTGTCGCGTCGGCTGCCCGTCGTCGCGTTCGCGATGCCGTTCGGTCAGGGCGAGCTGCACCACGTGCAGGTCGACAACGCGGGTGGCACCGAGGCGCTGACCGAGCACCTCGTGACAGTGCACGGCATCACCGACATCGCGTTCGTCGGGGCGCCGGAGATGCCCGACTACGCGGAACGGTTCACCGGCATGTGTCGCGCCCTCACGCGACTCGGCCTGCCTGCCCCGGACGCCGTCCTCGACCCGACGGCCCTGGTCGACGACAACCCGTTCGCCGTGATCCGGACCCTTGCCGCATCGGGTCGGCTGCCGCGTGCCCTGGTGTGCGCGAGCGACCAGCACGCGCTCGACCTCATCGAGGTCCTGAGGTCGCTCGGGGTCGACGTCCCGGGCCAGGTGGCGGTGACCGGGTTCGACGGTGTCGTCGCCGGCCGCCTGTCCGACCCACCCCTGACCACCGTGCGGCAGCCGATGGAGGCGATGGGCCGGCTGGCCGTCGACATCCTGATGGAGTCCCTCGCGAAGCGGGGGGCTGCAGCGCTCGACCGGACCCTCCCGGTGCGGATGGTCGTCCGTCGCAGCTGCGGCTGCCCGTCCGCCTGA
- a CDS encoding sugar ABC transporter substrate-binding protein, producing MNRTMRIGGATIAIAALGLTGCGRGDAGDGGGTEEPAAAVSEGAATGSVEVWAMGTEGEKLGDFAAAFVAENPDVEINVTAIPWDAAHDKIATAIAGGQTPDVSMIGTTWMGEFAATGAFDPTPDLIDSSQFFEGAWGSTDVGGTHYGVPWYVETRVLYYRTDLVPEPPTDWDGLTAMAQDMQAAGAEWGINLQPGQTGAWQTFMPFAWQAGAQMTNEDATEFTIDSPEFVEALTKYQSFFTDGLAPTELPQGSLEPGFMAGTIGSFVSGPWHVGILEETDPAGMANVGLAPLPAGAKEASFIGGANLAVFKDAENRDAAWKFVEWLSRPEVQVEWFTTVTDLPSVASAWDDPAIADDEYLSVFGKQLETAVAPPSIPTWEEVASVIDTELERLTKSGADPQEVATTIQEQAAAIGTGL from the coding sequence ATGAACAGAACCATGCGCATCGGCGGGGCCACGATCGCGATCGCCGCGCTCGGGCTCACGGGCTGTGGACGCGGGGACGCCGGCGACGGCGGCGGCACCGAGGAGCCGGCCGCAGCCGTGAGCGAGGGCGCCGCGACCGGCAGCGTCGAGGTGTGGGCGATGGGGACCGAGGGCGAGAAGCTGGGCGACTTCGCCGCGGCCTTCGTCGCGGAGAACCCCGACGTGGAGATCAACGTCACGGCCATCCCCTGGGATGCTGCCCACGACAAGATCGCCACCGCGATCGCCGGCGGTCAGACGCCGGACGTCTCGATGATCGGCACCACCTGGATGGGCGAGTTCGCCGCGACCGGCGCGTTCGACCCCACACCCGATCTCATCGACAGCTCGCAGTTCTTCGAGGGCGCCTGGGGCAGCACCGACGTGGGTGGCACGCACTACGGCGTGCCGTGGTACGTCGAGACCCGCGTCCTGTACTACCGCACGGACCTCGTGCCCGAGCCGCCGACCGACTGGGACGGCCTGACGGCCATGGCGCAGGACATGCAGGCCGCCGGCGCCGAGTGGGGCATCAACCTGCAGCCCGGTCAGACCGGCGCCTGGCAGACCTTCATGCCGTTCGCCTGGCAGGCCGGCGCGCAGATGACCAACGAGGACGCCACCGAGTTCACGATCGACTCCCCCGAGTTCGTCGAGGCGCTCACGAAGTACCAGTCCTTCTTCACCGACGGCCTGGCACCCACCGAGCTGCCGCAGGGCTCGCTCGAGCCCGGCTTCATGGCCGGCACCATCGGCTCCTTCGTCTCCGGCCCCTGGCACGTCGGCATCCTCGAGGAGACCGACCCGGCCGGGATGGCGAACGTCGGCCTCGCCCCGCTGCCTGCCGGAGCCAAGGAGGCGTCGTTCATCGGTGGCGCCAACCTCGCCGTCTTCAAGGACGCCGAGAACCGCGACGCGGCCTGGAAGTTCGTCGAGTGGCTGAGCCGGCCCGAGGTGCAGGTCGAGTGGTTCACGACAGTCACCGACCTGCCGTCGGTCGCCTCCGCGTGGGACGACCCGGCCATCGCCGACGACGAGTACCTCAGCGTGTTCGGCAAGCAGCTCGAGACAGCCGTCGCGCCGCCCTCGATCCCGACCTGGGAGGAGGTCGCGAGCGTGATCGACACCGAGCTGGAGCGGCTGACCAAGTCCGGCGCCGACCCGCAGGAGGTCGCCACCACCATCCAGGAGCAGGCAGCGGCCATCGGTACTGGTCTCTGA
- a CDS encoding carbohydrate ABC transporter permease, with the protein MSADTVVRPEAAAPGRAGPPKTRRHAPLYWRHTRAAWGFALPFVLLFTAFTAGPVLMSLAMAVTDLRSKDLRNPFAVNFVGMENFVAVFQDPIFRKAAVNTAYFVLVGVPLTLGLSLGIAVVLNSGITRLKTLFRVGYYMPVVTSIVAVAVVWRFLLHPDSGLINEVLRLVGIEGPNWLGSTTWAMPSMIAMATWRSIGTLIIIFLAGLQGVPTSLHEAAALDGAGAWQRFRFITLPTMRPTLLFGAVITGIGYVQFFEEPFVMTQGGPLNSTLSVAFHTYNQFGFGNYGYAAAMSYVLFLAVVVLALVQFRLLGDRDTPKRRRRKPTPAASQEIGR; encoded by the coding sequence ATGTCCGCGGACACCGTCGTCCGGCCCGAGGCTGCTGCCCCGGGCCGGGCGGGGCCCCCGAAGACCCGCCGGCACGCTCCGCTCTACTGGCGCCACACCCGGGCGGCGTGGGGCTTCGCACTGCCCTTCGTGCTGCTCTTCACGGCGTTCACGGCGGGTCCGGTGCTCATGTCGCTCGCGATGGCCGTCACCGACCTCCGGAGCAAGGACCTGCGCAACCCGTTCGCGGTGAACTTCGTCGGCATGGAGAACTTCGTCGCGGTCTTCCAGGACCCGATCTTCCGCAAGGCCGCCGTGAACACCGCGTACTTCGTCCTGGTGGGCGTGCCGCTGACCCTCGGGCTCTCGCTCGGGATCGCCGTCGTGCTCAACTCGGGCATCACCCGCCTGAAGACCCTCTTCCGGGTCGGCTACTACATGCCCGTCGTGACCAGCATCGTCGCCGTCGCCGTCGTCTGGCGCTTCCTGCTGCACCCGGACAGCGGCCTCATCAACGAGGTGCTCCGCCTCGTCGGCATCGAGGGCCCCAACTGGCTCGGCAGCACCACCTGGGCCATGCCGTCGATGATCGCGATGGCGACCTGGCGGTCGATCGGCACGCTCATCATCATCTTCCTGGCCGGCCTGCAGGGCGTACCGACCTCGCTGCACGAGGCCGCCGCCCTCGACGGCGCAGGCGCCTGGCAGCGCTTCCGCTTCATCACGCTGCCGACCATGCGTCCGACGCTGCTCTTCGGCGCCGTGATCACCGGCATCGGCTACGTGCAGTTCTTCGAGGAGCCCTTCGTCATGACGCAGGGCGGGCCGCTCAACAGCACGCTCTCCGTCGCGTTCCACACGTACAACCAGTTCGGCTTCGGCAACTACGGGTACGCGGCCGCGATGAGCTACGTGCTCTTCCTCGCCGTCGTCGTGCTGGCGCTCGTGCAGTTCCGACTGCTCGGTGACCGGGACACGCCCAAGCGCCGTCGACGCAAGCCGACGCCCGCCGCCAGTCAGGAGATCGGACGATGA
- a CDS encoding carbohydrate ABC transporter permease: protein MSTHTDHVSLPPAEPAGPRQRRTKEHPLGEARPNLFAYLFLGLGLIIVMSPFVWMALSSVKGEGEIRRVPPTWWPEAPTLDNFRELFDRLDFPQFFTNSTLVAVVVTLGNLVFCSMLGYVLAKFDFAGKTLLFRLVLGTLMIPGMVTLVPLFVLVANMGLVNTYGGLILPFLAAPFGVFLMRQFFLAMPDELIDAARVDGASEARIFVQVVMPLAKPALATLAILTFLGSWNNFLWPLVVATTEDKYTLPVALALYSTGQNQTDYGLLLAGAVVVVVPVLIVFLLLQRYFVQGVAMTGIK, encoded by the coding sequence ATGAGCACACACACCGACCACGTGTCCCTGCCCCCCGCCGAGCCGGCGGGCCCCCGGCAGCGCCGGACCAAGGAGCACCCTCTGGGTGAGGCGCGCCCGAACCTGTTCGCCTACCTGTTCCTCGGGCTCGGCCTGATCATCGTGATGAGCCCCTTCGTGTGGATGGCGCTCAGCTCGGTCAAGGGCGAGGGCGAGATCCGCCGGGTGCCCCCGACCTGGTGGCCCGAGGCGCCGACGCTCGACAACTTCCGCGAGCTCTTCGACCGCCTCGACTTCCCGCAGTTCTTCACGAACTCGACCCTCGTGGCGGTCGTCGTGACGCTCGGCAACCTCGTGTTCTGCTCGATGCTCGGCTACGTCCTTGCCAAGTTCGACTTCGCGGGCAAGACGCTGCTCTTCCGGCTCGTGCTGGGCACGCTGATGATCCCCGGGATGGTCACCCTGGTGCCGCTGTTCGTGCTCGTCGCGAACATGGGCCTGGTCAACACGTACGGGGGCCTCATCCTGCCGTTCCTGGCCGCCCCGTTCGGGGTGTTCCTCATGCGGCAGTTCTTCCTCGCCATGCCGGACGAGCTGATCGACGCCGCGCGCGTCGACGGTGCGAGCGAGGCCCGCATCTTCGTCCAGGTCGTCATGCCCCTGGCCAAGCCCGCCCTGGCGACCCTCGCGATCCTCACCTTCCTGGGGTCGTGGAACAACTTCCTGTGGCCGCTGGTCGTGGCCACCACCGAGGACAAGTACACGCTGCCCGTGGCGCTGGCTCTCTACAGCACCGGGCAGAACCAGACCGACTACGGCCTGCTGCTCGCCGGTGCCGTGGTCGTCGTCGTACCCGTGCTCATCGTCTTCCTGCTCCTGCAGCGCTACTTCGTGCAGGGCGTCGCGATGACGGGCATCAAGTGA
- a CDS encoding glycoside hydrolase family 3 N-terminal domain-containing protein has translation MSDRQWTAADRPVAERVSALLGAMTLEEKVGQLHQVVNPDPVRDATALAAGSFGSCIVASGEHAGNVRDAGAQAHGVNALQRAAVETSRLGIPLLVARDVIHGHRTVFPIPLGQAASFDADLVRRCARAAAREASADGVRWTFAPMVDIAHDPRWGRVAESWGEDPWLSAHLGAAAVEGFQGGPGGAGLAEPDSLAACAKHYVGYGLVQGGRDYAEVDVGLLTLHNRHLRPFAAAVDAGVATVMTAFHTLDGTPMTAHAGLVRGHLKADLGFAGVVVSDWDAVGELVLHGVAADTREAAALALLAGVDVDMVTGAYRAHLAGLVQDGRLTQGLVDDAVARVLTVKLRLGLFEDPYTDPARAATVQLTPDHRALAREAAAGATVLLRNDGVLPLVVGPGGARHLHVTGPLATARAELFGTWTLDGRPEDAVTIADAVRERFAGDGTTVTVDDCRFLDETLVAARVADVVVACVGEHPMRSGEANSVTSVDLPPGQLEALEALARVSRRLVVVVLSGRPLALERLEHVGAALLLVFHPGVEGGHGIVDVLAGDVPPRGRLPVTLPRSTGQVPLHHDHLPTGRPLDPAGPVGRYRDHRDTPLHPFGFGAGYSEVTYGPVGLSSPTLAPGGTLQVSARVANVGARPVAETTQLYVHDLVARVSRPVSELVGVRRVELAPGEAQDVTFDLDAGDLAYLDAHGRPCSEPGTFTIRIAPHAGGGTTTSFELLAGGAEST, from the coding sequence GTGAGCGACCGACAGTGGACGGCCGCCGACCGCCCGGTCGCCGAACGCGTCAGCGCGCTGCTCGGGGCGATGACCCTCGAGGAGAAGGTCGGCCAGCTGCACCAGGTCGTCAACCCGGACCCCGTGCGCGACGCCACGGCCCTGGCCGCCGGTTCCTTCGGCTCCTGCATCGTGGCCAGCGGCGAGCACGCCGGCAACGTGCGGGATGCCGGCGCCCAGGCGCACGGCGTCAACGCGCTGCAGCGGGCCGCCGTCGAGACGTCGCGCCTGGGCATCCCGCTGCTGGTCGCGCGGGACGTGATCCACGGTCACCGGACGGTCTTCCCCATCCCGCTCGGGCAGGCGGCCTCGTTCGACGCGGACCTGGTCCGGCGGTGCGCGCGGGCCGCGGCACGCGAGGCCAGCGCGGACGGCGTGCGCTGGACGTTCGCCCCCATGGTCGACATCGCGCACGACCCGCGGTGGGGTCGGGTGGCCGAGAGCTGGGGCGAGGACCCGTGGCTGTCCGCACACCTGGGCGCGGCCGCCGTCGAGGGGTTCCAGGGTGGCCCTGGCGGGGCGGGGCTCGCCGAACCGGACAGCCTGGCCGCGTGCGCCAAGCACTACGTGGGCTACGGCCTCGTCCAGGGCGGCCGGGACTACGCCGAGGTCGACGTCGGCCTGTTGACCCTGCACAACCGCCACCTGCGCCCCTTCGCGGCAGCCGTCGACGCGGGTGTCGCCACGGTGATGACCGCCTTCCACACGCTCGACGGGACGCCGATGACGGCGCACGCAGGGCTCGTGCGCGGGCACCTCAAGGCCGACCTCGGCTTCGCGGGCGTCGTGGTCAGCGACTGGGACGCCGTCGGGGAGCTCGTCCTGCACGGCGTCGCCGCGGACACCCGGGAGGCGGCCGCCCTCGCCCTCCTCGCCGGGGTCGACGTCGACATGGTCACCGGGGCGTACCGGGCCCACCTGGCCGGACTGGTCCAGGACGGCCGGCTGACCCAGGGGCTCGTGGACGACGCCGTCGCTCGGGTGCTGACGGTCAAGCTCAGGCTCGGGCTCTTCGAGGACCCGTACACCGACCCGGCTCGTGCCGCGACCGTCCAGCTCACCCCCGACCACCGCGCTCTGGCACGCGAGGCGGCGGCCGGCGCGACGGTGCTGCTGCGCAACGACGGCGTGCTGCCGCTCGTCGTGGGCCCGGGCGGAGCACGCCACCTGCACGTGACCGGACCGCTCGCCACGGCACGCGCCGAGCTGTTCGGCACCTGGACCCTCGACGGACGCCCCGAGGACGCCGTCACGATCGCCGACGCCGTGCGCGAACGCTTCGCCGGCGACGGGACGACGGTGACCGTCGACGACTGCCGCTTCCTCGACGAGACGCTCGTCGCGGCACGCGTCGCCGACGTCGTGGTGGCCTGCGTCGGCGAGCACCCGATGCGCAGCGGTGAGGCGAACTCGGTGACCTCGGTGGACCTGCCACCTGGCCAGCTCGAGGCCCTCGAGGCGCTCGCCCGGGTGAGTCGCCGCCTGGTCGTCGTGGTCCTGTCGGGGCGCCCGCTGGCCCTGGAGCGCCTCGAGCACGTCGGCGCGGCGCTCCTGCTCGTCTTCCACCCCGGTGTCGAGGGCGGCCACGGCATCGTGGACGTGCTGGCCGGGGACGTGCCGCCGCGCGGCCGGCTGCCGGTGACGCTGCCACGGTCGACCGGACAGGTCCCCCTGCACCACGACCACCTGCCGACCGGCCGGCCCCTCGACCCGGCCGGCCCGGTCGGGCGCTACCGCGACCACCGGGACACCCCGCTGCACCCGTTCGGCTTCGGGGCCGGCTACTCGGAGGTGACCTACGGCCCGGTCGGGCTCTCGTCGCCGACGCTCGCGCCAGGAGGAACCTTGCAGGTCAGCGCCCGGGTCGCGAACGTCGGGGCGCGACCGGTCGCCGAGACGACCCAGCTGTACGTGCACGACCTCGTGGCACGGGTCTCCCGACCGGTGAGCGAGCTGGTGGGCGTCCGACGGGTCGAGCTGGCCCCGGGCGAGGCCCAGGACGTCACGTTCGACCTCGACGCAGGAGATCTCGCCTACCTCGACGCGCACGGCCGGCCGTGCAGCGAGCCGGGGACCTTCACGATCCGGATCGCCCCGCACGCCGGCGGCGGCACCACCACCTCCTTCGAGCTGCTCGCGGGAGGTGCGGAGAGCACCTGA